A stretch of the Larimichthys crocea isolate SSNF unplaced genomic scaffold, L_crocea_2.0 scaffold271, whole genome shotgun sequence genome encodes the following:
- the ret gene encoding proto-oncogene tyrosine-protein kinase receptor Ret isoform X1, with protein sequence MGSSCGFSRGNIVVVVLLLLLLDGATGLYFPQNEYIETVYVGQQAGTPILQVHAMLDSDSERPHFYLCWTISHRHPYSSWFNLDINTGILSLNKTLEESDFALLNQKSPFVMKLSLKAMVLPYFTKKPQCNSRSFFRITLDFVNATMPQCAQTDMKELCFPHRDTSNPHIMENRFPGPLRQLRRLTRLNVCPNYTISYNVDPDTPAPFAVNENTTELVVTAPLDREESERYRLLLVCTVRTETVITKVETSLDVFVNDEDDNAPYVNGTDTADIIISFNRTKGGSFGTLFIFDRDLTPIYPIDQSHNKYVGTLLNSDPWVKETFAIKGTFSEKKAALGGIRMTVHDYQLVLKRNLYVTENRTLQLDYLVNDTTYPGLEGTVLLHFNVTILPVHIRFPNITHMFTLTRRASVYAQVGRVCVENCQQFDGISVTYRLEVPDKNVSADMQTCYSAISITQAPDEMWGLLYVNDTEALHRPECQDLQYLVVAQEEHTQLEASTQIHIILDSEANKASQENQQFLSCAENRRRGDCESVRGLGATTGRCQWRQGSEKGISENYSTCSPDLRTCPDSFCDAVESKDASICPQDCTKETVTGGHERGLRNGIQAGYGTCYCYSERCFCEKEDIEEPICDDMCKTIIATALLLSFIVSILLSSYFIHRYHKNSPKPPIASAEMTFRRPAQAYPISFPANNLRRGSQESIETDTFKIPEDPKWEFPRKNLVLGKTLGEGEFGKVVKATAFRLKGKAGYTTVAVKMLKENASHSELRDLLSEFTLLKQVNHPHVIKMYGACSQDGPLYLIVEYAKYGSLRNFLRESRKVGPSYMGRDANRNSSYLENPDDRALTMGDLISFAWQISRGMQYLAEMKLVHRDLAARNVLVAEGRKMKISDFGLSRDVYEEDSYVKRSKGRIPVKWMAIESLFDHIYTTQSDVWSFGVLLWEIVTLGGNPYPGIAPERLFNLLKTGYRMERPENCSEEMYNLMLRCWKQESDKRPTFSDISKELEKMMVKSRDYLDLAASTPADALLYDDALSEEDTPLVDCNNAPLPRTLPSTWIENKLYGMSYPNWPEKSPVPLNRHDATNPVFTRYANDSVYANWMALPSPAKAVDKLDS encoded by the exons GAGCGACAGGGCTGTACTTCCCTCAGAATGAGTACATTGAGACAGTGTATGTTGGCCAGCAGGCAGGGACGCCGATCCTCCAGGTCCACGCCATGCTGGATAGTGACTCTGAGCGGCCGCATTTCTACCTGTGCTGGACAATCTCTCACAGACATCCCTACAGCTCCTGGTTCAACCTTGACATCAACACTGGAATACTGTCTCTGAACAAAACCCTGGAGGAGAGTGACTTCGCCTTGCTAA ATCAAAAGTCACCGTTTGTGATGAAGTTGTCCCTGAAAGCCATGGTGTTACCTTACTTTACCAAGAAGCCCCAGTGCAATAGCAGAAGCTTCTTTCGGATCACCCTGGACTTTGTCAATGCCACAATGCCGCAGTGTGCTCAGACAGATATGAAGGAACTATGCTTCCCGCACAGAGACACCTCCAACCCCCACATCATGGAGAACAGGTTCCCTGGACCCCTACGGCAACTCCGACGTCTCACCAGACTCAACGTCTGCCCCAACTACACCATCTCTTACAATGTGGACCCAG ATACCCCAGCACCATTTGCTGTCAATGAGAACACCACAGAGCTGGTGGTGACTGCTCCGTTGGACCGCGAGGAGAGTGAGCGCTACAGACTGCTGCTGGTTTGCACAGTCCGGACAGAAACGGTCATCACCAAGGTGGAAACTTCACTggatgtttttgtcaatgaCGAGGACGATAACGCACCATATGTGAATGGAACAGACACAGCAGATATTATTATCAGCTTTAACCGGACGAAG GGTGGTTCCTTTGGAACTTTGTTCATCTTTGACAGGGATCTAACCCCCATCTACCCCATAGACCAGAGTCACAATAAATATGTGGGGACCTTGCTCAATAGTGACCCATGGGTAAAGGAGACATTTGCCATAAAAGGCACCTTCAGTGAAAAGAAAGCTGCTCTTGGGGGCATTCGAATGACCGTTCACGACTACC AGCTTGTCCTGAAGAGGAACCTGTATGTGACTGAGAATCGCACCCTGCAGCTGGACTACCTGGTCAATGACACCACCTACCCCGGCCTAGAGGGAACAGTGTTGTTGCACTTCAACGTCACTATCTTACCAGTCCACATCCGCTTCCCCAACATCACACATATGTTCACATTGACACGGAGAGCTTCTGTTTATGCACAG GTTGGCAGAGTCTGTGTGGAAAACTGCCAGCAGTTCGATGGCATCAGTGTCACATACCGGCTCGAGGTGCCAGATAAGAACGTGTCTGCTGACATGCAGACTTGCTACTCAGCCATAAGCATCACCCAGGCACCAGACGAGATGTGGGGGCTGCTCTATGTGAACGACACAGAGGCGCTACATAGGCCTGAGTGCCAGGACCTGCAGTACCTTGTTGTAGCTCAGGAGGAGCACACACAGCTAGAGGCCAGCACACAGATCCACATCATACTAGACAGTGAAG CAAACAAGGCCAGTCAAGAGAACCAGCAGTTCCTGTCATGTGCAGAAAACAGACGGCGAGGAGACTGTGAGTCTGTTCGAGGCCTGGGGGCAACAACGGGGAGATGCCAGTGGAGGCAAGGCAGTGAAAAAG GAATATCTGAAAATTACTCCACCTGCTCGCCTGACCTGCGGACGTGTCCAGATAGCTTTTGTGACGCAGTTGAAAGCAAAGATGCATCAATATGCCCACAAGACTGTACGA AGGAAACTGTCACTGGAGGTCATGAACGAGGTTTGAGGAATGGAATTCAGGCTGGATATGGAACCTGCTACTGCTACTCTGAGAGGTGTTTCTGTGAGAAGGAAGATATTGAGG AGCCCATATGTGACGACATGTGTAAGACCATCATCGCcacagctctgctcctctccttcatcgTCTCCATCCTCCTGTCCTCATACTTCATCCACCGATACCACAAGAACTCACCCAAGCCCCCGATCGCCTCTGCTGAGATGACTTTCCGAAGGCCAGCTCAGGCTTACCCCATCAGCTTCCCTGCTAACAATTTACGCCGGGGCTCGCAGGAATCCATTGAGACGGACACCTTTAAAATACCT GAGGATCCTAAGTGGGAGTTTCCTCGTAAAAACCTTGTACTTGGCAAGACTTTAGGAGAAGGGGAGTTTGGGAAAGTTGTCAAAGCAACAGCATTCAGGCTGAAAGGAAAAGCTGGTTACaccactgtggctgtgaaaatGCTTAAAG AAAATGCCTCCCACAGTGAGCTGCGAGACCTTCTGTCAGAATTTACTTTACTGAAGCAAGTCAACCATCCACACGTCATAAAGATGTATGGAGCATGCAGCCAAGACG GTCCATTGTATCTGATCGTGGAATATGCCAAGTATGGGTCACTTCGCAACTTCCTGCGAGAGAGTCGGAAAGTTGGCCCAAGCTACATGGGCAGGGACGCCAACAGAAACTCCAGCTACTTGGAGAACCCAGACGACAGGGCACTCACCATGGGCGACCTGATCTCTTTTGCGTGGCAGATCTCCAGAGGGATGCAATACCTGGCTGAAATGAAG CTCGTTCACAGGGACCTTGCAGCTCGGAATGTCCTTGTAGCTGAAGGACGAAAGATGAAGATCTCAGACTTTGGCCTTTCCAGAGATGTGTATGAAGAGGACTCATATGTTAAGAGGAGCAAG gGCCGTATACCTGTTAAATGGATGGCAATAGAGTCGTTGTTTGATCACATTTACACAACACAAAGTGACGT CTGGTCCTTTGGTGTGCTGTTATGGGAGATTGTGACACTGGGAGGAAATCCATACCCAGGTATCGCTCCTGAACGCCTCTTTAACCTACTCAAGACTGGCTACAGGATGGAAAGACCAGAGAACTGCTCGGAGGAAAT gtaTAACCTCATGCTCCGATGCTGGAAACAAGAATCAGACAAGAGGCCAACATTCTCAGATATCAGCAAAGAGCTGGAAAAGATGATGGTGAAAAGTCGG GATTACCTGGACCTGGCTGCGTCCACGCCAGCTGATGCCTTGCTGTATGACGACGCCCTCTCTGAAGAGGACACTCCACTAGTGGACTGTAATAACGCCCCTCTCCCTCGAACCCTCCCCTCCACATGGATTGAAAACAAGCTCTATG GCATGTCATACCCGAACTGGCCTGAGAAGAGCCCGGTACCGCTCAACAGACATGATGCCACTAATCCAGTCTTTACAAGATATGCCAATGATAGTGTTTATGCAAACTGGATGGCTTTGCCTTCACCCGCAAAAGCTGTGGACAAGCTTGATAGCTAA
- the ret gene encoding proto-oncogene tyrosine-protein kinase receptor Ret isoform X2, which translates to MGSSCGFSRGNIVVVVLLLLLLDGATGLYFPQNEYIETVYVGQQAGTPILQVHAMLDSDSERPHFYLCWTISHRHPYSSWFNLDINTGILSLNKTLEESDFALLNQKSPFVMKLSLKAMVLPYFTKKPQCNSRSFFRITLDFVNATMPQCAQTDMKELCFPHRDTSNPHIMENRFPGPLRQLRRLTRLNVCPNYTISYNVDPDTPAPFAVNENTTELVVTAPLDREESERYRLLLVCTVRTETVITKVETSLDVFVNDEDDNAPYVNGTDTADIIISFNRTKGGSFGTLFIFDRDLTPIYPIDQSHNKYVGTLLNSDPWVKETFAIKGTFSEKKAALGGIRMTVHDYQLVLKRNLYVTENRTLQLDYLVNDTTYPGLEGTVLLHFNVTILPVHIRFPNITHMFTLTRRASVYAQVGRVCVENCQQFDGISVTYRLEVPDKNVSADMQTCYSAISITQAPDEMWGLLYVNDTEALHRPECQDLQYLVVAQEEHTQLEASTQIHIILDSEANKASQENQQFLSCAENRRRGDCESVRGLGATTGRCQWRQGSEKGISENYSTCSPDLRTCPDSFCDAVESKDASICPQDCTKETVTGGHERGLRNGIQAGYGTCYCYSERCFCEKEDIEEPICDDMCKTIIATALLLSFIVSILLSSYFIHRYHKNSPKPPIASAEMTFRRPAQAYPISFPANNLRRGSQESIETDTFKIPEDPKWEFPRKNLVLGKTLGEGEFGKVVKATAFRLKGKAGYTTVAVKMLKENASHSELRDLLSEFTLLKQVNHPHVIKMYGACSQDGPLYLIVEYAKYGSLRNFLRESRKVGPSYMGRDANRNSSYLENPDDRALTMGDLISFAWQISRGMQYLAEMKLVHRDLAARNVLVAEGRKMKISDFGLSRDVYEEDSYVKRSKGRIPVKWMAIESLFDHIYTTQSDVWSFGVLLWEIVTLGGNPYPGIAPERLFNLLKTGYRMERPENCSEEMYNLMLRCWKQESDKRPTFSDISKELEKMMVKSRDYLDLAASTPADALLYDDALSEEDTPLVDCNNAPLPRTLPSTWIENKLYGRISHAFTRF; encoded by the exons GAGCGACAGGGCTGTACTTCCCTCAGAATGAGTACATTGAGACAGTGTATGTTGGCCAGCAGGCAGGGACGCCGATCCTCCAGGTCCACGCCATGCTGGATAGTGACTCTGAGCGGCCGCATTTCTACCTGTGCTGGACAATCTCTCACAGACATCCCTACAGCTCCTGGTTCAACCTTGACATCAACACTGGAATACTGTCTCTGAACAAAACCCTGGAGGAGAGTGACTTCGCCTTGCTAA ATCAAAAGTCACCGTTTGTGATGAAGTTGTCCCTGAAAGCCATGGTGTTACCTTACTTTACCAAGAAGCCCCAGTGCAATAGCAGAAGCTTCTTTCGGATCACCCTGGACTTTGTCAATGCCACAATGCCGCAGTGTGCTCAGACAGATATGAAGGAACTATGCTTCCCGCACAGAGACACCTCCAACCCCCACATCATGGAGAACAGGTTCCCTGGACCCCTACGGCAACTCCGACGTCTCACCAGACTCAACGTCTGCCCCAACTACACCATCTCTTACAATGTGGACCCAG ATACCCCAGCACCATTTGCTGTCAATGAGAACACCACAGAGCTGGTGGTGACTGCTCCGTTGGACCGCGAGGAGAGTGAGCGCTACAGACTGCTGCTGGTTTGCACAGTCCGGACAGAAACGGTCATCACCAAGGTGGAAACTTCACTggatgtttttgtcaatgaCGAGGACGATAACGCACCATATGTGAATGGAACAGACACAGCAGATATTATTATCAGCTTTAACCGGACGAAG GGTGGTTCCTTTGGAACTTTGTTCATCTTTGACAGGGATCTAACCCCCATCTACCCCATAGACCAGAGTCACAATAAATATGTGGGGACCTTGCTCAATAGTGACCCATGGGTAAAGGAGACATTTGCCATAAAAGGCACCTTCAGTGAAAAGAAAGCTGCTCTTGGGGGCATTCGAATGACCGTTCACGACTACC AGCTTGTCCTGAAGAGGAACCTGTATGTGACTGAGAATCGCACCCTGCAGCTGGACTACCTGGTCAATGACACCACCTACCCCGGCCTAGAGGGAACAGTGTTGTTGCACTTCAACGTCACTATCTTACCAGTCCACATCCGCTTCCCCAACATCACACATATGTTCACATTGACACGGAGAGCTTCTGTTTATGCACAG GTTGGCAGAGTCTGTGTGGAAAACTGCCAGCAGTTCGATGGCATCAGTGTCACATACCGGCTCGAGGTGCCAGATAAGAACGTGTCTGCTGACATGCAGACTTGCTACTCAGCCATAAGCATCACCCAGGCACCAGACGAGATGTGGGGGCTGCTCTATGTGAACGACACAGAGGCGCTACATAGGCCTGAGTGCCAGGACCTGCAGTACCTTGTTGTAGCTCAGGAGGAGCACACACAGCTAGAGGCCAGCACACAGATCCACATCATACTAGACAGTGAAG CAAACAAGGCCAGTCAAGAGAACCAGCAGTTCCTGTCATGTGCAGAAAACAGACGGCGAGGAGACTGTGAGTCTGTTCGAGGCCTGGGGGCAACAACGGGGAGATGCCAGTGGAGGCAAGGCAGTGAAAAAG GAATATCTGAAAATTACTCCACCTGCTCGCCTGACCTGCGGACGTGTCCAGATAGCTTTTGTGACGCAGTTGAAAGCAAAGATGCATCAATATGCCCACAAGACTGTACGA AGGAAACTGTCACTGGAGGTCATGAACGAGGTTTGAGGAATGGAATTCAGGCTGGATATGGAACCTGCTACTGCTACTCTGAGAGGTGTTTCTGTGAGAAGGAAGATATTGAGG AGCCCATATGTGACGACATGTGTAAGACCATCATCGCcacagctctgctcctctccttcatcgTCTCCATCCTCCTGTCCTCATACTTCATCCACCGATACCACAAGAACTCACCCAAGCCCCCGATCGCCTCTGCTGAGATGACTTTCCGAAGGCCAGCTCAGGCTTACCCCATCAGCTTCCCTGCTAACAATTTACGCCGGGGCTCGCAGGAATCCATTGAGACGGACACCTTTAAAATACCT GAGGATCCTAAGTGGGAGTTTCCTCGTAAAAACCTTGTACTTGGCAAGACTTTAGGAGAAGGGGAGTTTGGGAAAGTTGTCAAAGCAACAGCATTCAGGCTGAAAGGAAAAGCTGGTTACaccactgtggctgtgaaaatGCTTAAAG AAAATGCCTCCCACAGTGAGCTGCGAGACCTTCTGTCAGAATTTACTTTACTGAAGCAAGTCAACCATCCACACGTCATAAAGATGTATGGAGCATGCAGCCAAGACG GTCCATTGTATCTGATCGTGGAATATGCCAAGTATGGGTCACTTCGCAACTTCCTGCGAGAGAGTCGGAAAGTTGGCCCAAGCTACATGGGCAGGGACGCCAACAGAAACTCCAGCTACTTGGAGAACCCAGACGACAGGGCACTCACCATGGGCGACCTGATCTCTTTTGCGTGGCAGATCTCCAGAGGGATGCAATACCTGGCTGAAATGAAG CTCGTTCACAGGGACCTTGCAGCTCGGAATGTCCTTGTAGCTGAAGGACGAAAGATGAAGATCTCAGACTTTGGCCTTTCCAGAGATGTGTATGAAGAGGACTCATATGTTAAGAGGAGCAAG gGCCGTATACCTGTTAAATGGATGGCAATAGAGTCGTTGTTTGATCACATTTACACAACACAAAGTGACGT CTGGTCCTTTGGTGTGCTGTTATGGGAGATTGTGACACTGGGAGGAAATCCATACCCAGGTATCGCTCCTGAACGCCTCTTTAACCTACTCAAGACTGGCTACAGGATGGAAAGACCAGAGAACTGCTCGGAGGAAAT gtaTAACCTCATGCTCCGATGCTGGAAACAAGAATCAGACAAGAGGCCAACATTCTCAGATATCAGCAAAGAGCTGGAAAAGATGATGGTGAAAAGTCGG GATTACCTGGACCTGGCTGCGTCCACGCCAGCTGATGCCTTGCTGTATGACGACGCCCTCTCTGAAGAGGACACTCCACTAGTGGACTGTAATAACGCCCCTCTCCCTCGAACCCTCCCCTCCACATGGATTGAAAACAAGCTCTATGGTAGAATCTCCCATGCATTTACTAGATTTTAG
- the csgalnact2 gene encoding chondroitin sulfate N-acetylgalactosaminyltransferase 2, producing MPRRGLPLQGRVRWLFLGLFLLLVLLLFAYLLECTPPADISLALPGIAGENYGKEYYQALLQEQEERHLNRAASLKRQIAQLKQELQEMSEKLKLLQDKKELPGVQGLTETKDQEPGDLLEYLHSQIDKAEVNTGARLPSEYALVPFESFTSSKVYQLEMGLTRHPEEKPVRKDRRDELVEVIEAALDIINNPDEEDGVEEDMPMQRQTYTEGHFSEGLYRTERDKGTLYELFFAKEDSSSFRHVTLFRPFGPLMKVRSTSVETSGMIINIIVPLAGRVETFSQFLHNFREVCIQQDRRVHLTVVYFGQDGLPEVKSSLEKMSREESFSNYTLIPVNEEFSRGRGLDIGAHTWTKGDVLMFFCDVDIHFNLEFLNTCRLHSAPNKKVFYPVVFSLYNPAIVYGNLELAPPIELQLIHKKDAGFWRDFGFGMTCQYRSDFLNIGGFDLEVKGWGVEDVHLYRKYLRSDLIVTRTPVSSLFHLWHEKQCADELTPEQYRMCIQSKAMNEASHSHLGMLVFREEIEAHLRKQAFKTQSKTEE from the exons ATGCCCAGGCGGGGGTTGCCGCTCCAGGGCCGGGTCCGCTGGCTCTTCCTTGGCCTCTTCCTGCTGCTGGTGCTACTGCTGTTTGCATACCTCCTGGAGTGTACCCCTCCAGCAGACATCAGCCTGGCCCTGCCCGGCATAGCAGGGGAGAACTACGGGAAGGAGTACTACCAGGCACTGCTGCAGGAACAGGAGGAGCGCCACCTAAACCGCGCTGCCAGTCTCAAACGCCAGATAGCCCAGCTCaagcaggagctgcaggaaaTGAGCGAGAAGCTGAAGCTCCTGCAGGACAAAAAGGAGCTGCCTGGGGTGCAGGGCCTGACCGAGACGAAAGACCAAGAGCCGGGAGATCTGCTGGAGTACCTCCACTCTCAAATCGACAAGGCGGAGGTGAACACGGGGGCCCGCCTTCCCAGTGAGTACGCTTTGGTTCCCTTTGAGAGTTTCACCTCGTCCAAGGTGTACCAGCTGGAAATGGGGCTGACGCGGCACCCGGAGGAAAAACCTGTCCGCAAAGACCGCAGGGACGAGCTGGTGGAGGTCATCGAGGCTGCGCTGGACATCATCAACAACCCAGACGAGGAAGATGGCGTGGAGGAAGACATGCCGATGCAGAGGCAGACCTACACAGAGGGTCACTTTTCCGAAG GACTGTACAGGACGGAGCGGGACAAAGGGACACTTTACGAGCTGTTCTTTGCTAAAGAGGATTCCAGCAGCTTCCGTCACGTCACGCTCTTCAGGCCTTTCGGCCCCTTAATGAAAGTCAGGAGCACATCTGTAGAAACATCAGGAATGATTATTAACATCATTGTGCCGCTGGCGGGCAGAGTAGAAACATTCTCACAGTTCTTACACAACTTCAG gGAGGTGTGCATACAGCAGGACAGACGAGTACATCTCACAGTGGTTTATTTTGGGCAGGATGGCCTACCAGAGGTGAAGTCATCTTTGGAAAAAATGTCAAG ggaGGAGAGCTTCTCCAATTACACTCTGATCCCAGTGAACGAGGAGTTTTCTCGAGGTCGGGGCCTGGATATTGGAGCTCACACGTGGACGAAAGGCGACgtcttaatgtttttttgtgatgttgacATCCATTTTAACCTGGAGTTCCTCAACACCTGTCGTCTCCACAGTGCTCCAA acAAAAAAGTCTTCTATCCAGTGGTGTTCAGTCTGTACAATCCTGCCATAGTCTATGGAAATTTGGAGCTGGCTCCACCTATTGAACTCCAACTG ATTCACAAAAAAGATGCTGGGTTCTGGAGAGATTTTGGCTTTGGAATGACGTGTCAGTATCGCTCTGATTTCCTAAATATTG GTGGTTTCGATCTCGAAGTCAAAGGCTGGGGGGTAGAAGACGTCCACTTATACAGAAAGTATCTCCGGAGTGACCTGATAGTGACTCGGACGCCCGTGTCCAGTCTTTTCCACCTGTGGCACGAGAAGCAGTGTGCAGATGAGCTGACGCCGGAGCAGTACCGCATGTGCATCCAGTCCAAAGCCATGAACGAGGCCTCCCACTCTCACCTGGGCATGTTGGTTTTCCGTGAGGAGATCGAGGCTCACCTACGCAAGCAGGCCTTCAAGACTCAGAGCAAAACAGAGGAGTGA